One window of the Chelonoidis abingdonii isolate Lonesome George chromosome 3, CheloAbing_2.0, whole genome shotgun sequence genome contains the following:
- the MCFD2 gene encoding multiple coagulation factor deficiency protein 2 has product MASRMFSVYLLFCLVSAFLISSVAEEHAEESHQANIRLDKNLVQDKDHIMEHLEGVIDKPESEMSPQELQLHYFKMHDYDGNNLLDGLELATAISHVHKEEGGEHSQAMKEEELISLIDDVLRDDDKNNDGYIDYAEFAKSLE; this is encoded by the exons ATGGCTTCAAGGATGTTTAGCGTATATTTGCTATTCTGCCTAGTGTCTGCATTCTTGATCTCCTCTGTAGCTGAGGAGCATGCAGAGGAGAGTCATCAAGCAAATATTCGCCTTGATAAGAACCTAGTACAAGACAAAGA ccaCATCATGGAACACTTAGAAGGTGTAATTGACAAACCAGAATCTGAGATGTCCCCACAGGAGTTGCAGCTCCATTACTTCAAAATGCATGATTATGATGGCAATAATTTACTTGATGGATTAGAACTTGCCACTGCTATATCACATGTACATAAAGAG GAAGGTGGTGAACACTCCCAGGCAATGAAAGAAGAAGAGTTAATTAGTCTAATTGATGATGTCTTACGAGATGATGACAAAAATAACGATGGATACATTGATTATGCTGAGTTTGCAAAATCACTGGAATaa